Below is a genomic region from Methanolobus sediminis.
GCACCCTTACTTTCTCTATGCCTTCGACCAGCATGTCTGCATCTTCTTTAGTACTATATAGTGCAAAGCTCGCCCTCACAGTGCCTTCAATGCCAAGTGACCTCATCAACGGCTGAGCGCAGTGGTGACCCGTCCTTACGGCAATTCCCATCTTATCCATGATCAGACCTGCATCATAATGATGGACACCTTCTATGTTGAATGAGATAGCTCCGCACATCTCATCGGTGTTCCCGTAGACCGTCACACCGTCCATTTCCAGCAGCCTTTCCCTTGCATAGGAATATACCTCATGCTCGTGCTCTTTTATCTTATCCATGCCTATATTTTGCACATAATCAACAGCTACACCCATACTTATGGCTCCTGCAATATTAGGTGTGCCTGCCTCATATCTCTGCGGAGGGTCCAGATAGGTCGTCTTTTCAAGGGTTACTTTGTCGACCATTCCTCCACCTCCTCTTGCAGGCAAGAGATCATTGAAACGTTCACTTACATACAGCACTCCCACACCAGTGCCTGCATACATTTTATGGCCTGAAAAAGCAAGAAAATCACAATCAACATCCTTTACATCAATGGGTACATGCTGAACTGACTGGGCTGCATCCACCAGAACCGGAACATCATGGTCTTTTGCAATCTCAGTTATCTCTTTAATGTCATTCACCGAACCAAGTACATTGGAAGCATGGTTTATTGCCACTAATTTAGTCCTGTCAGTAATTTCCATTGAATCTATCAATACATTGCAGTCGTCATCCATCTGAATTGCTTTTAATGTGGCTCCTGCCATCTGCCATGGCACTATATTCGAATGATGTTCCACACCAGTTATCAGAACCTCGTTCCCGGCCAGTACTGGCCTTAACGAGCATGCAACCTGATTGATGGAATCGGTCGTACCGGCAGTGAATACCACTTCACTCGAATTACGGGCACCAATGAAATCACTTACCTTTTCCCTTGCCTTCTCATATCTCTCACTTGAAACTTCGCTCAGATAGTGAACTCCCCTGTGGATATTGCTGTTACCCGACCTGTAAAATTCAGAGATAGCATTGATTACACAGGATGGTTTCTGGGTAGTGGCCGCACTGTCAAGATAGACAAGTCTCTTTCCATAGACCTCTTTTTCAAGTATAGGGAAATCCTTCCTGACATCTATCATCTTTTCACCATCCTAACAAGAGAAAACCATTTCCTTTCATCGGTAAAGACATTCTCCACATCAAGTCCTGCCGCAGCTGCCAGTTCTTCGATGTCATCCTCAGTATACTTGTGGGAATTTTCAGTATGGATCATCTCATCTTTCCTGATGAAGACCCTTTCGTTCAACACAGGGATCATTATTTCCAGATCCTTCTTTGCCCTCAGATGCATCTCGATCCGTGAATATTCCCTGTTGAAAAAAGCCACATGTTCGAAATCGTCCGGGTCGAAGTCGGTCCCGAGATTGTTGTTCGTGACATTAAGAATATTCTTGTTGAACTCAGCCGTAATTCCTTTATCATCGTTATAGGCCCTCTCGATGATATCGATATCCTTCACCATATCCATCCCCAGGATCAGCCGGTCATTAATGTTCATGACCTCACCAAGATTTTCCATGAACTCCATCGCTTTTGCTTTAGTAAGATTACCTATTGTGCTTCCGAAAAAACAGAAGAACCTTTTCCTGTCCCCCGGAATCATCTCCATATGCTCAAGGAAATCGGCAGTGATGCCATGTATCTCCATTTCAGGATATTTCACATTGAGATTGCATGCGGATTTTTCAATAGCCTCCTTACAGACATCAACAGGATAGTAGGCCATCGTCGCACGAACATCCTTTGGAACTTCGTCAAGGAACACAGATATCTTCGAGCAGTCGCCACTTCCAAGCTCCACGATATCACAACCTTTAAGGTCGGGTGCAAGTTTCCGTGCAGTCGATGCAAGAAGTGGTATCTCTATCCGGGGTGGGTAGTATTCCTCCAATCTAGTGATCTGTTCGAACAGCTCGGAGCCACGATGGTCGTAGAAGAACATAGAAGGAAGCGTCTTGGGGTTGGATCTCAGACCTGCTACCAGTTTATCCCTTACCGAGCTCTCCCCGGTGCTGGGCATGAAATTCTCAATTATCATTACTCTGGCACCCCGGTCTCAAATGGAAGGTCATTGTTACTCCATTCGAACCATCCGCCGTCATAGACAGCCGCATTGTCCCAGCCCATGAGCCAGGCATTGAAAAAGGCCTCACTGCCCCTCCAGCCGGTCCCGCAGTAGAAGGCATTGCGTTTATCCGGAGTGATACCTACCTTTTTCCAGCTTTCTGCAACCTCGTGGTATTCCCTCATGGTATGATCAAGGTTCCTGTAGTTCTCCATGTGATACGCATCCGACCCACAATCACCGAACACTGCACCGGGGATACGGCCCTTTTTCTCTATGTAATTATAACCGCTCACTTCTCCGATATATTCCCTCCAGCTTCTGACACAGACCAGATTCTTGTCAGGAGAGGCAAGGATATCTTTTGCTTCCTCCAGGTCAACGGCTATCCCGGGTTTCCGGGGAATATCAACCCCGAAAGGAAGCCTGTTGTTCTCGGTCGGGACCTTAGTTATCCCATAAC
It encodes:
- a CDS encoding aminotransferase class V-fold PLP-dependent enzyme, whose amino-acid sequence is MIDVRKDFPILEKEVYGKRLVYLDSAATTQKPSCVINAISEFYRSGNSNIHRGVHYLSEVSSERYEKAREKVSDFIGARNSSEVVFTAGTTDSINQVACSLRPVLAGNEVLITGVEHHSNIVPWQMAGATLKAIQMDDDCNVLIDSMEITDRTKLVAINHASNVLGSVNDIKEITEIAKDHDVPVLVDAAQSVQHVPIDVKDVDCDFLAFSGHKMYAGTGVGVLYVSERFNDLLPARGGGGMVDKVTLEKTTYLDPPQRYEAGTPNIAGAISMGVAVDYVQNIGMDKIKEHEHEVYSYARERLLEMDGVTVYGNTDEMCGAISFNIEGVHHYDAGLIMDKMGIAVRTGHHCAQPLMRSLGIEGTVRASFALYSTKEDADMLVEGIEKVRVLHA
- the egtD gene encoding L-histidine N(alpha)-methyltransferase produces the protein MIIENFMPSTGESSVRDKLVAGLRSNPKTLPSMFFYDHRGSELFEQITRLEEYYPPRIEIPLLASTARKLAPDLKGCDIVELGSGDCSKISVFLDEVPKDVRATMAYYPVDVCKEAIEKSACNLNVKYPEMEIHGITADFLEHMEMIPGDRKRFFCFFGSTIGNLTKAKAMEFMENLGEVMNINDRLILGMDMVKDIDIIERAYNDDKGITAEFNKNILNVTNNNLGTDFDPDDFEHVAFFNREYSRIEMHLRAKKDLEIMIPVLNERVFIRKDEMIHTENSHKYTEDDIEELAAAAGLDVENVFTDERKWFSLVRMVKR